The following are from one region of the Paraglaciecola sp. L1A13 genome:
- a CDS encoding ACT domain-containing protein: MAKQTLALHPTHFCIHSLDHDAPIPNEVLQSPIFFISKTEDELSVVVPDDVQVKSEASDSNWRAMEVLGPLSLSMVGIMARLGSVFAKANVSIFVVSTFDTDYFLLKHSDLLNAVNALRNDGYKVTE; encoded by the coding sequence ATGGCCAAACAGACATTAGCACTGCATCCAACGCATTTCTGTATACACAGCTTAGATCATGATGCACCTATCCCTAATGAAGTGCTGCAATCCCCTATTTTCTTTATCAGTAAAACCGAAGACGAGTTGAGCGTTGTAGTTCCGGATGATGTGCAAGTTAAGAGTGAAGCTAGTGATAGTAATTGGCGGGCAATGGAGGTTTTGGGACCACTTAGTTTGTCTATGGTAGGTATTATGGCCAGATTAGGCTCTGTTTTTGCTAAAGCGAACGTGAGTATCTTCGTGGTGTCCACATTTGATACAGACTACTTTTTGCTAAAGCATTCTGATTTACTTAACGCCGTTAATGCTTTGCGTAACGACGGTTATAAAGTAACAGAATAA
- a CDS encoding PTS glucose transporter subunit IIA, translating to MFTSIVKATAPKTYQKALPVNSPLSGKIMSIEQLPNALFTHGMYGDGVAIEPAGYQLCAPYAGVVTLLPVTGHCIALTATNGLRFYMQLGMNSHTMLGEGFKRIAKIGQTYQAGDVLLEFDLIKMRKSLDSTLCPFLLQNTKKLMAIQGHFHQVMATQDVAMTLFI from the coding sequence TTGTTTACCTCTATCGTCAAAGCCACTGCACCTAAGACATACCAAAAAGCATTACCGGTCAATAGTCCTTTATCAGGCAAAATAATGTCTATTGAGCAATTGCCAAATGCATTGTTTACGCATGGTATGTATGGAGATGGTGTTGCTATTGAACCAGCAGGTTATCAGCTTTGTGCACCTTATGCTGGTGTAGTCACATTATTACCTGTGACGGGGCATTGCATTGCACTTACAGCAACAAACGGTTTACGGTTTTACATGCAACTCGGCATGAACAGTCACACAATGTTAGGAGAGGGATTTAAGCGCATTGCTAAAATCGGCCAAACGTATCAGGCTGGAGACGTACTACTGGAGTTCGATTTAATTAAAATGCGCAAGTCGCTAGACTCTACGTTATGCCCTTTCTTGTTACAAAACACCAAGAAACTGATGGCAATCCAAGGGCATTTTCATCAAGTCATGGCAACACAAGATGTCGCCATGACTCTATTTATTTAA
- a CDS encoding BCCT family transporter: MSENKDPMIPDGEVNPIDTDYQVGQDNIVVNVGPFGLDIHNRVFAVSGLLVIAFVALTLIFQAEAEPFFGDIRNWLTGNLDGFFMTAANIFVILCLVLVISPLGRVRLGGTEAKPDYTYAGWFSMLFAAGMGIGLMYYGVSEPLGHFGTAFAGPVFENGVRTDYAPLGGALGDAAGAQSLAMAASIYHWALHPWAIYAIMALGLALFSFNKGLPLTIRSVFYPILGERVWGWPGHIIDILAILATLFGLATSLGLGASQAASGLHSVFGIPLGETTEILLVMGITALALFSVVAGLDAGVKKLSQINMFLAVLLVVFVLVVGPTIAILTGFFDNIVSYIRYLPELANPVGREDTGFATGWTAFYWAWWISWSPFVGMFIARVSRGRTVREFIISVLLIPSLACAFWMTVFGSTAIKQVVVDGYQTAVNAELPLQLFAVLEGLPLANITSFIAIILVVVFFVTSSDSGSLVIDVISAGGKVESPTPQRVFWCVFEGLVAVSLILGGGLIALQAMAVSTGFPFTIVLLIAAFSMVKGLMSEPR, from the coding sequence ATGAGTGAAAATAAAGATCCGATGATACCGGACGGAGAAGTCAACCCCATTGATACTGACTATCAAGTGGGACAAGACAATATTGTGGTGAATGTAGGGCCCTTTGGCTTGGATATTCACAACCGAGTATTTGCCGTATCAGGCTTGTTGGTTATCGCCTTTGTTGCCTTGACGTTAATTTTTCAGGCTGAAGCAGAACCCTTTTTTGGTGATATCCGCAATTGGTTAACGGGGAACCTTGATGGTTTCTTTATGACCGCTGCGAATATTTTCGTGATTTTGTGTTTGGTGTTAGTGATATCTCCTTTGGGTCGCGTGCGGTTGGGCGGCACAGAAGCTAAGCCAGATTACACTTACGCAGGTTGGTTTTCGATGCTTTTTGCCGCAGGCATGGGCATCGGCTTGATGTATTACGGTGTGAGCGAGCCGTTAGGTCACTTTGGTACCGCCTTCGCTGGGCCGGTATTTGAAAATGGTGTACGTACCGATTATGCACCTTTAGGGGGAGCTTTGGGTGATGCCGCAGGCGCTCAGAGCCTCGCGATGGCAGCATCTATTTACCATTGGGCACTTCACCCGTGGGCGATTTACGCCATCATGGCACTTGGTTTAGCATTATTCTCGTTCAACAAAGGATTGCCTTTAACCATACGTTCTGTTTTCTATCCCATTTTGGGTGAGCGTGTTTGGGGCTGGCCCGGGCATATCATCGATATTCTCGCTATCTTGGCCACACTATTCGGTTTGGCGACATCGCTAGGTTTAGGTGCCTCTCAAGCTGCATCAGGATTACACTCGGTATTTGGTATACCGTTAGGCGAGACAACCGAAATTCTATTGGTGATGGGAATTACCGCCTTAGCATTGTTTTCAGTGGTAGCTGGGCTCGATGCTGGAGTAAAAAAGCTGTCGCAAATCAATATGTTTCTAGCTGTATTGCTTGTGGTCTTCGTACTGGTTGTGGGACCCACTATCGCCATACTCACTGGCTTCTTTGACAATATCGTTTCTTATATTCGTTACTTGCCTGAGTTGGCTAATCCCGTGGGGCGTGAAGACACAGGCTTTGCCACAGGTTGGACTGCGTTTTACTGGGCTTGGTGGATTTCCTGGAGTCCTTTTGTTGGCATGTTTATCGCCCGTGTTTCGCGTGGCCGAACAGTACGTGAATTTATTATTTCGGTGTTGTTAATTCCATCTCTTGCATGCGCATTCTGGATGACTGTCTTTGGTAGCACTGCGATTAAACAAGTCGTGGTTGATGGATATCAAACTGCCGTTAATGCGGAATTACCTCTGCAGTTGTTTGCTGTACTCGAAGGGTTACCATTAGCCAATATCACCTCGTTTATTGCGATAATATTGGTTGTTGTGTTCTTTGTTACGTCATCGGACTCAGGCTCATTGGTTATCGATGTTATCTCTGCCGGAGGCAAAGTCGAATCGCCTACGCCTCAGCGCGTGTTTTGGTGTGTATTCGAAGGGTTGGTTGCTGTTTCACTAATCCTTGGTGGTGGGCTTATCGCATTACAAGCGATGGCTGTATCCACAGGATTCCCATTCACGATTGTATTGCTTATTGCCGCTTTCTCCATGGTAAAAGGCTTGATGTCGGAACCACGTTAA
- a CDS encoding DUF294 nucleotidyltransferase-like domain-containing protein gives MAIEQVEVTDFFQRHKPFSDLAVQELSELASGVEIAYYKAGSPILTFGQDNDQWFVIRSGAVEVFRRDGELYNRLGEGNFFGELAIMRNRPVRFPVVALEDTLVYLIDADTFNHLFDNNEQFADFVEVEDRSRLRDSNADKKDNNSLLTAKVEKLIGQLPLILPPNTTVQEAAVRMTEEGVSSVLISNDQVSSDADTDDEELVIGIVTDVDIRSRLVAQGLALSCPVTDIMTSQLTSVQSHQYVFEAMMLMLKHKVMHLPVLKKSQPIGLISHQDILRYESQNSLFVVKSIFTALNVDELTALKGEVQACFSRMVHEDANSQMIGSAMAVIGRSFKQRLLELAEQELGPPPIPYCFLALGSMARDEQLIVTDQDNALVLDNRFDPQLHDEYFNALANFVCDGLDRCGYTYCNGGIMATNKKWRQPLKVWEQYFSQWIEKPTAETLLNSAIFFDLDGVWGKKVWADTLNRLIRKKAYKNARFLACMARNALLRTPPLGFFKDFVMETDGRQTNSINMKRRGTAPIADLIRVHALSIGSKGRNSFARLQDVIESKILPPGRGVDLRDALEFIAMVRIRHQAFDLDMKRVPDNDIEPEYLSDFERKNLKDAFQILSDAQKFMKYRYQPGRHL, from the coding sequence ATGGCTATCGAACAAGTTGAAGTGACCGATTTTTTTCAACGTCATAAACCGTTTTCAGACTTGGCTGTACAGGAGCTCTCCGAGTTAGCTTCCGGCGTCGAAATTGCTTACTACAAAGCGGGTTCGCCGATCCTCACATTCGGCCAAGACAATGACCAATGGTTTGTGATCCGAAGTGGTGCGGTTGAAGTGTTCCGCCGTGACGGAGAATTGTACAACCGGTTAGGGGAGGGCAATTTCTTCGGCGAATTAGCGATCATGCGTAATCGTCCAGTGCGTTTTCCTGTGGTGGCTCTTGAAGATACCTTGGTGTATCTGATAGATGCCGATACCTTTAACCACCTTTTTGATAATAACGAACAATTTGCAGATTTTGTTGAAGTAGAAGATCGTAGCCGATTACGTGATTCAAATGCTGACAAAAAAGACAATAACTCGCTATTAACTGCCAAAGTTGAAAAACTAATTGGTCAGTTACCTTTAATTTTACCACCGAATACCACCGTGCAAGAAGCCGCTGTGCGCATGACTGAAGAAGGGGTTTCGTCCGTCCTTATTTCAAACGATCAGGTCAGCAGTGATGCAGACACTGATGATGAGGAATTGGTCATTGGTATCGTTACTGATGTTGATATTCGCAGCCGACTTGTGGCCCAAGGTTTAGCGTTATCGTGTCCAGTCACCGATATTATGACGTCACAATTAACCAGTGTGCAAAGCCACCAATATGTGTTTGAAGCCATGATGTTAATGTTAAAACACAAGGTCATGCATTTGCCTGTACTTAAAAAGTCCCAACCTATTGGTCTGATTAGCCATCAAGATATTTTGCGTTATGAATCTCAAAACAGTTTATTTGTAGTCAAAAGTATTTTTACCGCACTCAATGTTGATGAGTTAACGGCTCTTAAAGGCGAAGTGCAAGCCTGTTTCTCTCGAATGGTGCACGAAGATGCAAATTCGCAGATGATAGGCAGTGCAATGGCTGTTATTGGGCGAAGCTTCAAACAACGTTTACTTGAGCTGGCTGAGCAAGAGCTCGGGCCACCTCCTATCCCTTATTGCTTTCTGGCGCTTGGTTCGATGGCAAGAGATGAGCAGTTGATTGTGACAGATCAAGACAACGCTTTAGTGTTAGATAATCGCTTCGATCCGCAACTACACGATGAATACTTTAATGCGTTAGCAAATTTTGTATGTGATGGCCTTGACCGTTGTGGTTACACTTATTGCAATGGCGGTATTATGGCGACGAATAAGAAATGGCGACAACCGTTGAAAGTGTGGGAACAATACTTTAGCCAATGGATAGAGAAACCTACTGCTGAAACATTGCTAAATAGTGCCATTTTCTTTGACCTTGACGGAGTGTGGGGCAAAAAAGTGTGGGCTGATACCTTGAATCGGCTTATTCGCAAGAAGGCCTATAAAAACGCACGCTTCTTAGCGTGCATGGCCCGAAATGCATTATTACGCACGCCGCCCTTAGGTTTCTTTAAGGACTTTGTAATGGAGACCGATGGTCGCCAAACCAACTCGATTAATATGAAACGCAGGGGAACTGCGCCTATCGCTGACTTAATTCGTGTTCATGCTTTGTCAATAGGATCAAAGGGTCGCAATAGTTTTGCTCGTTTACAAGACGTGATTGAATCGAAAATCTTGCCTCCTGGACGCGGCGTCGACTTACGGGATGCGCTGGAATTTATTGCCATGGTCCGTATTCGTCACCAAGCATTTGATTTAGATATGAAACGTGTACCGGACAACGATATAGAGCCTGAATATTTGTCAGATTTTGAGCGTAAAAATTTAAAAGATGCTTTTCAAATATTAAGTGACGCGCAAAAATTCATGAAGTATCGATATCAGCCAGGTCGCCATCTATAG
- a CDS encoding porin, which yields MRLTQCIGPVLLSGAIASSFSASAVEVSKQELATLKAQISALQARLEHLENQSSSSISVAEQPSSSNVESTESVDLVKQDKTLESNTAETATAEPEQEDGIAFGGAIRTNYSYTSYDDGNKNRGGDFDFDIFRINMSGEVGGVTLNSEIRFFDYMTAIKYAYAGYQFSENWQVQAGITKVPFGNQSYNSQNYFFSTNYYLGLEDDFDLGVVFKRSIADNWQLDVGFFKNDELGGVDGFVDNRSDRYSYDILGIRDEGEGIYDEPSEGLGEYNTLAGRFAYHFASGEVKTEVGVSALQGGIHNGEKRAGDYQAWAVHSSSQYRNWHLQFQHSQYDYDIGQADRLAVGAYSFYDSIAADAKSTTLNVAYDMAVDFGPVTDLQFYNNFGLVYDKSDDSENTMMNVLGMSVAAGGLFTYFDFVHAKNQPFIGGSVAGDSDETEQRFNINIGYYF from the coding sequence ATGAGACTCACACAGTGTATCGGTCCAGTCCTGTTATCAGGGGCAATAGCGAGCTCTTTCAGCGCGTCAGCTGTAGAGGTAAGCAAACAAGAACTGGCGACACTTAAAGCACAAATTTCTGCGCTCCAAGCTCGACTCGAGCATCTGGAAAATCAATCCTCATCCTCTATCAGCGTTGCAGAACAGCCTTCATCTTCTAATGTTGAGTCTACTGAGTCCGTTGATTTAGTTAAACAGGACAAAACGCTAGAGTCTAACACCGCAGAAACTGCGACAGCTGAGCCTGAACAAGAAGATGGGATCGCCTTCGGTGGTGCCATCAGAACCAATTACAGTTACACCTCTTACGATGATGGTAATAAAAACCGAGGTGGCGACTTCGACTTCGATATTTTTCGTATCAATATGAGCGGCGAAGTAGGTGGTGTCACGCTAAACAGTGAGATTCGATTTTTTGATTACATGACCGCGATAAAATATGCGTATGCAGGTTATCAATTTAGCGAAAATTGGCAAGTGCAAGCGGGTATTACCAAGGTTCCGTTTGGTAATCAGTCCTATAACTCGCAAAATTATTTCTTTAGTACGAATTATTATTTAGGGTTAGAAGACGACTTCGATTTAGGGGTGGTTTTCAAACGCAGTATTGCTGATAACTGGCAATTAGATGTCGGCTTTTTCAAAAATGATGAACTCGGTGGGGTAGACGGTTTTGTAGATAATCGCTCAGACCGCTATTCATATGATATTCTGGGCATCAGGGACGAAGGAGAAGGCATTTATGATGAGCCAAGCGAGGGATTAGGTGAATACAATACCTTAGCCGGTCGTTTCGCCTATCATTTCGCGTCTGGTGAAGTGAAAACGGAAGTCGGCGTATCTGCCTTGCAAGGTGGTATTCACAATGGCGAAAAGCGCGCCGGGGATTATCAAGCGTGGGCAGTACATTCCAGTAGTCAATATCGCAACTGGCATCTTCAATTCCAACACAGTCAATACGATTACGATATTGGTCAGGCAGACAGATTGGCCGTGGGGGCATATTCGTTTTATGACTCAATTGCTGCAGACGCTAAGTCCACCACGCTGAATGTGGCTTATGATATGGCTGTCGATTTTGGTCCAGTGACGGACTTGCAATTCTATAATAACTTTGGATTGGTTTATGACAAATCCGATGACAGCGAAAATACCATGATGAATGTATTGGGGATGTCGGTAGCTGCCGGCGGATTATTCACTTATTTCGATTTTGTACATGCGAAAAATCAACCGTTTATAGGCGGCAGTGTCGCTGGCGATAGTGATGAAACAGAGCAACGTTTTAATATTAATATTGGTTATTATTTCTAA
- a CDS encoding patatin-like phospholipase family protein has translation MLDIYAGKSALALIETDGFKQQIFGSFLGASGGPKWFSLFGLDKHLFGHFFAERTEPLNLIGSSAGAFRAACFAQKDPVAAISRLAKYYSQTSYEDDVTPLDISNSARVLLDRVFDDNGAQEVIDNPIFRAHFLVAKSNGLVASERKPLQIAGLVKSYALNRVNRKLLTKQYERFVFQNALSTLKIEDESGFLTYQVALTKDNIKESLLASGSIPMVMLGIKNIPGAPTGMYRDGGIIDYHFDIALKNAPGLTLYPHFNAKPKAGWFDKSLKRKVNAKNYDKTVMLVPSNAFIDSLPFGKIPDREDFTKMTTESRIAYWQQVLEQTENLASSFSEFVDKQDLSKIKLIA, from the coding sequence ATGTTAGATATATATGCGGGAAAATCAGCCTTAGCGCTGATCGAGACAGACGGTTTCAAGCAACAAATTTTCGGCTCCTTTCTTGGCGCCAGTGGCGGTCCAAAATGGTTTAGTCTATTTGGTTTAGACAAACATCTATTTGGCCATTTCTTTGCCGAACGCACCGAACCACTAAACCTAATAGGTTCATCTGCTGGTGCGTTTCGTGCAGCTTGCTTTGCCCAGAAGGATCCGGTGGCTGCTATTAGCCGTTTAGCAAAATATTATTCACAGACATCTTATGAAGATGATGTCACCCCACTTGATATCAGTAATAGCGCTCGCGTATTACTCGATCGCGTTTTTGATGACAATGGTGCGCAGGAAGTGATCGACAATCCAATATTTAGAGCACACTTCTTAGTGGCTAAATCTAATGGACTCGTAGCATCGGAACGCAAGCCGCTACAAATCGCAGGCCTAGTTAAAAGTTATGCACTCAATAGAGTGAATCGAAAATTACTGACTAAACAATATGAGCGTTTTGTTTTTCAAAATGCGCTTAGTACTTTGAAAATTGAAGATGAAAGTGGATTTTTGACCTACCAAGTAGCCTTAACCAAAGACAATATAAAAGAGTCATTATTGGCCTCAGGTTCAATACCCATGGTCATGCTAGGCATTAAGAATATACCAGGCGCCCCAACAGGTATGTATCGAGATGGCGGTATCATCGATTATCACTTCGACATTGCCTTAAAAAACGCCCCAGGACTCACCTTATACCCACATTTCAACGCAAAGCCTAAAGCAGGTTGGTTTGATAAATCTCTTAAGCGAAAAGTGAATGCCAAGAACTACGATAAAACCGTTATGTTGGTTCCCTCGAATGCATTTATTGATTCCCTGCCCTTTGGTAAAATTCCAGATCGCGAAGACTTTACTAAAATGACAACAGAATCACGTATAGCCTATTGGCAACAAGTACTCGAACAAACTGAGAATTTAGCTTCGAGTTTTAGTGAGTTTGTTGATAAACAGGACCTGTCGAAAATTAAATTAATTGCTTAG